From Ipomoea triloba cultivar NCNSP0323 chromosome 5, ASM357664v1, the proteins below share one genomic window:
- the LOC116020979 gene encoding uncharacterized protein LOC116020979, whose protein sequence is MQAQCVTRVRLIPKAWHFHFYSLINPLRPQKSNLFQTLTLEMVTHSGSAKRPMCPSCSKPTRLCLCTRLKTPRLHNSVAVTILQHSLEKNHPLNSTRIASIALENLSVIPVSDVNFQAEFSIRLLCPNPEMGVANLDESGGECRDIMKQSDCSVDLKPSSEVISDSKSEIFNGNGEKAVVFTVEKQGRIASFQDCWKVENGVARWDFDHLLGCREAVSDLGKGFVVKKLQRNIEFEEKEEFEIAVPAGSVLLFPSEKSGGVEGLDFEVKNLIVLDGTWAKARRMYNENPWLKLLPHLKLDMDRLSLYGEVRHQPKQGCLSTIESIVYALKAVGEEDLEGLDCLLDVFASMVGDQRRCKDERLKKPYSINE, encoded by the exons ATGCAAGCCCAATGCGTGACACGCGTCAGGCTAATACCCAAAGCGTGGCACTTTCACTTTTACTCTCTCATCAATCCTTTGAGGCCtcaaaaatcaaatctttttcAAACCCTAACCCTAGAAATGGTGACGCACTCGGGTTCTGCCAAGAGACCCATGTGCCCATCGTGCTCAAAGCCCACCCGTCTCTGCCTCTGCACCCGCCTCAAGACCCCGCGGCTCCACAACTCCGTGGCCGTCACGATTCTTCAGCACAGTCTAGAGAAGAATCACCCCCTCAATTCCACAAGAATAGCATCAATTGCCCTCGAGAATCTCAGCGTAATCCCAGTTTCTGATGTCAATTTCCAAGCCGAGTTTTCTATCCGCTTACTTTGCCCAAATCCTGAAATGGGTGTTGCTAATTTGGATGAAAGTGGTGGGGAATGCAGAGATATAATGAAGCAAAGTGATTGCAGTGTTGATTTGAAGCCCAGTAGTGAAGTAATATCTGACAGTAAAAGTGAGATTTTCAATGGGAATGGTGAAAAGGCTGTTGTTTTTACAG TTGAGAAGCAGGGAAGAATAGCATCTTTCCAAGATTGTTGGAAGGTGGAAAATGGAGTGGCAAGATGGGATTTTGATCACCTGTTGGGCTGTAGAGAAGCTGTGAGTGATTTGGGGAAAGGGTTTGTGGTGAAAAAGCTGCAAAGAAACATTGAGTTTGAAGAGAAAGAAGAGTTTGAAATTGCAGTTCCTGCAGGATCTGTGCTGCTTTTTCCCAGTGAAAAATCAGGTGGCGTTGAAGGGCTAGATTTTGAGGTGAAGAATTTGATTGTGTTGGATGGGACGTGGGCGAAGGCGAGGAGAATGTACAACGAGAATCCATGGTTGAAGCTTTTGCCTCATCTGAAATTGGACATGGATAGGCTGAGCTTGTATGGCGAAGTGAGGCATCAACCAAAACAGGGATGCTTGTCTACCATTGAAAGCATTGTTTATGCACTCAAGGCTGTAGGTGAAGAAGATTTGGAGGGCTTGGATTGTTTGCTTGATGTCTTTGCTTCCATGGTTGGAGATCAAAGGCGATGCAAAGATGAAAGATTGAAAAAACCATATTCAATAAATGAATAA
- the LOC116021076 gene encoding tryptophan synthase beta chain 1, with amino-acid sequence MAFSTATTKTSAPLLPKPHGAAAAASSSLRHLPLKLNKFATRRAKAPAVFCTLTAGSVKQQMAAREASELTFLQRPDSFGRFGKFGGKYVPETLMYALDELEAAFKALSVDDAFQKELDGILRDYVGRESPLYFAERLTEHYKRPNGEGPHIFLKREDLNHTGAHKINNAVAQALLAKRLGKKRIIAETGAGQHGVATATVCARFGLECVIYMGAQDMERQALNVFRMRLLGAEVRPVHSGTATLKDATSEAIRDWVTNVETTHYILGSVAGPHPYPMMVRDFHAVIGKETRKQALEKWGGKPDVLVACVGGGSNAMGLFHEFIDDEDVRMIGVEAAGFGLDSGKHAATLTKGEVGVLHGAMSYLLQDDDGQIVEPHSISAGLDYPGVGPEHSFLKDLGRAEYYSITDEEALEAFKRLSRLEGIIPALETSHALAYLEKLCPTLPDGTKVVLNCSGRGDKDVQTAIKYMEV; translated from the exons ATGGCCTTCTCTACCGCCACCACGAAAACGTCAGCCCCATTGCTCCCAAAGCCGCACggtgccgccgccgccgcctcctccTCCTTGCGCCACCTACCTCTGAAACTGAACAAATTCGCGACTCGCCGAGCCAAGGCACCTGCGGTTTTCTGCACTCTCACCGCAGGATCTGTAAAGCAGCAAATGGCGGCTCGGGAGGCGTCTGAACTGACTTTCCTTCAACGCCCCGATTCGTTCGGCCGGTTCGGCAAGTTCGGCGGGAAGTATGTCCCCGAAACGCTAATGTACGCTCTCGATGAGCTCGAGGCCGCGTTTAAGGCCCTCTCCGTCGATGATGCTTTTCAG AAAGAGCTGGATGGAATCTTGCGTGACTATGTTGGGAGAGAGAGCCCTCTGTATTTTGCAGAACGGCTTACTGAGCACTACAAGCGACCTAATGGTGAAGGGCCACACATCTTCCTCAAGAGGGAAGATCTGAACCACACTGGGGCACACAAGATCAATAATGCTGTTGCTCAAGCCTTGCTTGCAAAGCGCTTGGGCAAGAAACGCATTATAGCTGAGACGGGAGCTGGTCAGCATGGTGTTGCCACTGCAACTGTTTGTGCTCGCTTTGGCTTAGAGTGTGTAATCTATATGGGTGCTCAGGATATGGAGAGACAAGCACTAAATGTGTTCAGGATGCGACTTCTTGGTGCTGAG GTTAGACCAGTCCATTCCGGAACAGCCACACTCAAGGATGCTACATCAGAAGCTATTCGGGATTGGGTTACCAATGTTGAAACAACTCATTACATCCTGGGATCTGTTGCTGGGCCGCACCCATACCCCATGATGGTTAGAGACTTTCATGCAGTGATTGGCAAAGAAACAAGAAAGCAAGCATTGGAGAAATGGGGTGGGAAGCCCGATGTGCTAGTTGCATGTGTAGGTGGAGGTTCTAATGCTATGGGACTATTTCATGAGTttattgatgatgaagatgtgaGGATGATTGGCGTGGAGGCTGCCGGTTTTGGTTTAGATAGTGGCAAACACGCTGCCACTTTAACAAAGGGAGAGGTCGGAGTGCTACATGGAGCTATGAGCTATCTGCTTCAGGATGATGATGGGCAGATAGTCGAGCCACATTCCATAAGTGCAGG GTTGGATTATCCTGGAGTTGGACCCGAGCATAGCTTTCTGAAAGACCTTGGACGAGCTGAATACTATAGCATCACTGATGAAGAGGCTTTAGAAG CATTCAAGAGATTATCTCGGCTAGAGGGCATTATTCCTGCATTGGAGACATCGCACGCGTTGGCTTATCTAGAGAAACTGTGCCCGACCCTGCCAGATGGCACTAAGGTTGTACTTAACTGCAGTGGCAGAGGAGATAAGGATGTTCAAACTGCTATCAAATACATGGAGGTTTGA
- the LOC116020835 gene encoding probable serine/threonine-protein kinase PBL23 yields MNCFSCCMSGEEGKLERNSLKKSFQDNRTLSSFANISLKSDGSRRRYIDEEVGKFGEDKVPAHAFTYQEVIDATQNFNIESLLGEGGFGRVYKGHLESKNIDVAVKKLDRNGLQGNQEFLIEVLLLSLLHHPNLVNLEGYCCDGEQRVLVYEFMANGTLEDHLLDLKPDVKPLDWLTRMKIAQGAAKGLEYLHETANPPVIYRDFKASNILLDENFETKLSDFGLAKLGPTGDESHVTTRVMGTYGYCAPEYACTGQLTTKSDVYSFGVVFLEMITGKRVIDNSRPYEEHNLVLWAQPLFKDKNKFHLLADPLLEGNYPPKGLHQALAIAAMCLQEEAETRPFISDVVSALHFLCGTTQPEEGEGAPPEDSETGQ; encoded by the exons ATGAACTGCTTTTCGTGTTGTATGTCCGGGGAGGAGGGGAAACTTGAGAGAAATTCATTGAAGAAGAGTTTTCAAGATAACAGAACTCTCTCATCATTTGCCAACATTTCTTTGAAATCTG ATGGAAGCAGGAGGAGATACATAGATGAAGAGGTTGGGAAATTTGGAGAAGACAAGGTTCCTGCTCATGCTTTTACATACCAAGAAGTGATTGATGCAACTCAGAACTTCAACATTGAATCTTTGCTTGGCGAAGGCGGTTTTGGGAGGGTCTACAAAGGGCATCTCGAGAGCAAAAACATA GATGTTGCTGTCAAAAAACTCGACAGAAACGGCCTTCAGGGCAACCAAGAGTTCCTCATAGAGGTTCTGTTGTTGAGCCTTCTTCACCACCCTAACCTTGTGAACTTAGAAGGGTATTGCTGTGATGGCGAGCAACGAGTATTAGTATACGAGTTCATGGCGAATGGCACCCTGGAAGATCATCTTCTCG ACCTAAAACCAGATGTGAAGCCACTAGATTGGCTTACAAGGATGAAGATTGCTCAAGGAGCAGCGAAAGGGCTCGAGTATTTGCACGAAACGGCTAACCCCCCAGTGATCTACCGCGACTTTAAGGCATCTAACATACTTCTAGACGAGAACTTCGAGACCAAACTTTCTGATTTCGGGCTAGCTAAGTTAGGTCCAACGGGTGACGAGTCTCATGTCACCACCCGGGTCATGGGAACCTATGGCTATTGCGCGCCTGAGTACGCGTGCACAGGCCAGCTCACTACAAAATCCGACGTGTACAGCTTCGGGGTCGTGTTTTTGGAGATGATAACAGGAAAACGAGTGATTGACAACTCGAGGCCATACGAGGAACATAACTTGGTTTTGTGGGCACAACCATTGTTCAAAGACAAAAACAAGTTTCACTTGTTGGCTGATCCACTGCTTGAAGGGAACTATCCACCCAAGGGACTGCACCAGGCTCTTGCAATTGCAGCAATGTGTCTGCAAGAGGAAGCAGAAACGCGGCCTTTCATAAGCGACGTCGTGTCTGCTCTGCACTTCCTCTGCGGGACCACACAGCCCGAGGAAGGCGAAGGCGCGCCACCCGAAGACAGTGAGACTGGCCAATAG
- the LOC116019045 gene encoding probable folate-biopterin transporter 4, which translates to MIGWCKQLRGAFGASFLWLVCLIYFTQGFRSFVWTAVSYQLKDELKLSPSASQFVSTIAFFPWSVKPLYGIVSDCIPIKGRKRIPYLILATLFSFFPWLLLGTSEFLRTSKVQLMVLLTVQNLGSAMADVVIDAMIAEAVRLERALFAGDLQSISWMAMALGGICGSLLGGYALSNLRMDEIFLIFSVLPALQLASCHFVEEGSTAGKAFSKVSASNGTHLTIENFDTDSNFSNGKSKVGGASRRKKGQKDTKNSAIKSSDLQVLDKDGSSTSSLFQSLKSASYALFKAFRQPIILRPMAWFFLAHVTVPNLSTVMFYYQTEILNLEASFLGTARVLGWLGLMLGTFIYNKYMKNMRLRKILIWTHIGLATLSALDLVLVTQTNVSLGISDRVMVLYGSAIADGINQFKFMPFLILSGQLCPPGIEGTLFALFMSINNFGSTVGSFVGAGLASALNISSGSFDNLPLGIGIQVICTFIPVAFLSLIPKEATGVSA; encoded by the exons ATGATCGGTTGGTGCAAACAGTTGCGGGGCGCATTTGGGGCTTCTTTTCTCTGGCTCGTTTGCTTAATTTACTTCACTCAG GGTTTTAGATCTTTTGTATGGACTGCAGTTTCGTATCAGCTGAAAGATGAGCTGAAGTTATCACCTTCAGCCTCCCAGTTTGTCTCTACAATAGCATTCTTTCCATGGAGTGTGAAACCTCTATACGG GATTGTATCAGATTGCATCCCCAtcaaaggaagaaaaagaattcCCTACTTAATACTGGCCACTTTGTTCTCATTCTTTCCATGGCTTCTTTTAGGCACCAGTGAATTTCTTAGGACTTCTAAGGTGCAGCTAATGGTTCTCCTAACAGTGCAAAATCTGGGCTCTGCCATGGCAGATGTGGTAATTGATGCGATGATAGCCGAGGCTGTAAGATTAGAGCG GGCCTTATTTGCTGGTGATCTTCAATCAATATCTTGGATGGCAATGGCTTTGGGAGGAATCTGTGGGAGTTTGCTAGGTGGTTATGCATTGAGCAATCTGAGAATGGATgaaatttttcttattttttccgTGTTACCAGCATTGCAGCTCGCTTCTTGTCATTTTGTGGAGGAGGGCTCTACAGCTGGTAAAGCCTTTTCGAAAGTTTCTGCTTCAAATGGCACTCACTTGACAATTGAAAACTTCGACACGGATAGTAATTTCTCTAATGGGAAGTCCAAAGTTGGTGGTGCGTCAAGGAGAAAAAAGGGCCAAAAAGATACGAAAAATAGTGCAATCAAATCAAGTGACCTTCAGGTTCTAGATAAAGATGGATCATCAACATCTAGCTTGTTTCAATCCCTGAAATCGGCAAGCTATGCTCTATTTAAAGCTTTCCGGCAGCCAATCATTCTAAG ACCAATGGCTTGGTTCTTTTTAGCTCATGTAACTGTCCCAAACCTCTCAACAGTCATGTTCTACTACCAGACGGAGATCTTAAACTTGGAGGCATCCTTCTTAGGCACAGCACGTGTTCTTGGTTGGTTGGGCCTCATGCTTGGAACCTTCATATACAATAAATACATGAAGAATATGAGGTTGCGAAAAATTCTCAT ATGGACTCATATTGGTTTGGCCACTTTGAGTGCTCTAGATCTGGTATTGGTGACCCAGACAAATGTGTCGTTAGGCATATCAGATAGGGTTATGGTGCTGTACGGGTCTGCTATTGCAGATGGCATAAATCAATTCAA GTTTATGCCATTTCTCATCTTATCAGGACAATTATGCCCTCCAGGAATTGAAGGGACTTTGTTTGCACTTTTTATGTCAATAAACAACTTTGGCTCTACAGTAGGATCCTTTGTAGGAGCTGGGTTGGCTTCCGCTCTTAACATCTCTTCGGGATCCTTTGACAATCTTCCTCTTGGCATTGGTATTCAAGTCATCTGCACATTCATTCCTGTTGCTTTTCTTTCTTTGATCCCCAAGGAAGCCACAGGGGTATCAGCATAG
- the LOC116020978 gene encoding cytochrome P450 716B1-like has product MTHIFLYSLLLILPVSILLVRRMRSGRRLPPGTLGLPIIGQSLQLLRAMRANTAEKWLEERAKKHGPISKLSLFGKPTVFIYGRAANKFVFSSDSNVLTNHQTQSVRRILGDRCLLELCGEDHKRVRDALVSFLKPESLKLYVGKMDEQVNRHLQMHWKDKDMVKVLPLMKTLTFNIICSLLFGLETGARRDQFICHFQQMIAGMWSIPINLPFTRFNGSLKASAKVRKMLKELIQEKRFELEQKGASSHQDLITCLLSVRGEEDNEELISEDEIIHNAMLIMVAGHDTSSVLITFIVRLLANNPSIYEAVLKEQEEVALSMSSEGLLTWEDLSKMKFTWRVAMETMRMFPPIFGGFRQTAKDIEYGGYLIPKGWQIFWVMAKTHMDSSTFQEPEKFDPSRFENQATLPPYCFIPFGGGPRICPGYEFAKIETLVTIHRLVTHFTWKLCCKDDSFSRDPMPAPTQGLPIQLIPKKPL; this is encoded by the exons ATGACGCATATTTTCTTGTATTCTCTGTTGTTGATTCTCCCTGTTTCCATTCTCCTAGTGAGGAGAATGAGATCAGGGAGGAGGCTTCCACCCGGGACACTCGGGCTACCAATCATAGGCCAAAGCCTTCAACTTCTGAGGGCAATGAGAGCCAACACTGCTGAGAAATGGCTCGAGGAGAGGGCGAAAAAACACGGTCCTATCTCGAAGCTAAGCCTGTTTGGGAAGCCTACTGTTTTCATCTATGGCCGGGCTGCAAACAAGTTTGTTTTCAGCAGTGATAGCAACGTGCTTACTAATCATCAAACGCAATCCGTGAGGCGGATCTTGGGCGACCGGTGCCTGCTGGAGCTCTGTGGCGAAGATCATAAGCGTGTTAGGGATGCTCTTGTGTCATTCTTGAAACCAGAAAGTTTGAAGCTTTATGTTGGCAAGATGGATGAACAGGTTAACAGGCACCTTCAGATGCACTGGAAAGACAAGGATATGGTCAAG GTTTTACCTCTGATGAAGACCCTGACATTCAACATAATTTGCTCACTTCTTTTCGGGCTCGAGACTGGTGCAAGGAGAGACCAATTCATCTGTCATTTCCAACAGATGATTGCAGGAATGTGGTCAATCCCTATTAACTTGCCATTCACACGCTTCAATGGAAGCCTCAAGGCTAGTGCAAAAGTAAGGAAGATGTTGAAAGAGCTTATACAAGAGAAGCGATTCGAGCTAGAGCAAAAGGGAGCTTCATCCCATCAAGATCTCATCACCTGTTTGCTCAGTGTGAGAGGAGAAGAAGACAATGAAGAATTGATATCTGAAGATGAAATCATTCATAATGCTATGCTAATCATGGTTGCAGGCCATGACACTTCCTCTGTGTTGATTACCTTTATAGTTAGACTTTTGGCCAATAACCCATCCATATATGAAGCTGTTCTCAAAG AACAAGAAGAGGTGGCTCTCAGCATGTCATCTGAGGGGCTCCTCACATGGGAAGACCTATCGAAGATGAAGTTTACTTGGCGAGTGGCCATGGAGACAATGAGAATGTTTCCACCTATATTTGGAGGCTTTAGACAGACTGCAAAGGATATTGAGTATGGTGGCTACCTAATTCCAAAAGGATGGCAA ATATTCTGGGTTATGGCCAAGACACATATGGACAGCAGCACATTCCAAGAGCCAGAAAAGTTTGATCCATCGCGGTTTGAGAACCAAGCCACCTTGCCTCCTTACTGCTTCATCCCATTTGGAGGGGGACCTCGGATATGCCCAGGTTATGAGTTTGCAAAGATTGAAACTCTGGTCACAATTCATCGCCTCGTAACGCATTTCACATGGAAGTTATGCTGCAAAGATGATTCCTTCAGTAGGGATCCCATGCCTGCACCTACTCAAGgccttcctattcaattaattccCAAGAAGCCATTGTAA
- the LOC116020073 gene encoding polyadenylate-binding protein RBP45-like — MQPSGVVPPPMAPMPTNPAQQPPQYQQPPQQWMSVPPPQAQPPTVWHQQPPPMAQHAMPHPQQTQQYASLPSGTTAASSSSPNEVKSLWIGDLQYWMDENYINTCFAHTGELTSSKVIRNKLTGQSEGYGFVEFRSHAAAENILQTYNGTVMPNAEQNFRLNWATLGAGEKRDDTPDFTIFVGDLAADVNDYYLLETFKAVYSSVKGAKVVTDRSTGRSKGYGFVRFGDESDQLRAMTEMNGVLCSTRPMRIGPAANKNLVNTQQKATYPSSQAGQGDSDPNNTTIFVGGLDPNVSEELMRQVFSPYGELVHVKIVAAKRCGFVQFSNRPSAEHALSSLQGAQLGEQNVRLSWGRNPSNKQSDQTQWGGVGGGSYYGYAQGYDAYGYAPPPQDPNHMYYGSYPGYTNYQQPQQ; from the exons ATGCAGCCAAGCGGAGTAGTCCCACCGCCGATGGCTCCGATGCCTACGAATCCGGCTCAGCAGCCGCCGCAGTACCAGCAGCCACCTCAGCAGTGGATGTCTGTGCCGCCACCGCAAGCGCAGCCTCCGACCGTCTGGCACCAGCAGCCGCCGCCAATGGCGCAGCATGCTATGCCTCATCCTCAGCAGACGCAACAGTACGCTTCTCTCCCCTCCGGCACGACCGCCGCCTCTTCCTCGAGTCCCAACGAGGTTAAGTCTCTGTGGATTGGGGATTTACAGTACTGGATGGATGAGAATTATATTAATACCTGTTTCGCTCATACTGGAGAG CTTACTTCCTCAAAGGTCATCCGGAACAAGCTAACTGGTCAATCTGAGGGGTATGGTTTTGTCGAGTTCAGGAGTCATGCAGCGGCTGAGAATATCTTACAAACATATAATGGGACAGTTATGCCAAATGCTGAGCAGAATTTTAGGTTGAACTGGGCAACACTTGGAGCTGGTGAGAAACGGGATGATACTCCTGACTTCACCATTTTTGTTGGAGATTTGGCTGCTGATGTGAATGATTACTACCTGCTAGAAACATTTAAAGCTGTGTACTCTTCAGTAAAAGGTGCAAAAGTTGTAACAGATAGGAGCACTGGACGTTCCAAGGGCTATGGGTTTGTTAGGTTTGGGGATGAGAGTGATCAATTGCGTGCCATGACTGAAATGAATGGTGTGCTGTGCTCAACTAGGCCCATGAGGATTGGACCAGCTGCTAACAAGAACCTTGTGAATACTCAGCAGAAAG CTACGTATCCAAGTTCACAAGCCGGTCAAGGCGACAGTGATCCAAACAACACAACA ATATTTGTTGGTGGTTTGGACCCCAATGTTTCAGAGGAGCTTATGAGGCAAGTATTTTCACCTTATGGTGAACTTGTTCATGTCAAAATAGTTGCGGCTAAGCGCTGTGGTTTTGTTCAGTTTTCTAACAG GCCTTCTGCTGAGCATGCTTTATCAAGCCTTCAGGGCGCACAGTTAGGAGAACAGAATGTCCGGCTTTCGTGGGGACGAAACCCCTCTAACAAACAG TCGGACCAGACCCAGTGgggtggtgttggtggtggttcTTATTATGGGTATGCACAAGGGTATGATGCATATGGATACGCTCCGCCTCCACAAGACCCTAATCATATGTACTATGGAAGTTACCCAGGATATACAAATTACCAACAGCCACAACAG TGA
- the LOC116020072 gene encoding uncharacterized protein LOC116020072 — protein sequence MGCRKGGLAEEENAAAAAAVSEVLLFTTMCIIGLPVDVHVKDGSIYSGIFHTACVEDSYAIVLKKAMMVKKGTRKANVTSGSVIDTLVILSEDLAQIVAKGITLPADGIPGYVKGDDGGAIADDIPSNEGAEREAKSAKPNESSTDVLLPNRKKDAQDSMKDRPTDNGESHVFQQGKIPLEARGSNPHLNVCETQSNAVENISVRPTLERSLANASPDFPLVSLVKLDQNFEQKNIHERRSIENSQSSATPPSSVLKDGTPIAGVTSKVSLGSSFVQTDLVPPRNSSCNKAAKESKLNPGAKIFRPSLGHHRAVNPPTVPTMAYAPDSCPVLPVATPEPEVEISPFVPRSSVPIKFVQCNNMVAGNGNIDVQYSQPAMGYVGNRTAPTRYASQYHQLQTGTGYVHPNSENVMVGRLGPVLYVHPVSHGIMQSGSAFSQVSSCPLLNPHQAHLPKHQGNATTQTLPVCMTPPFIAGAQQTYTIPSQIPISHPSFPVLRPMQVPGSNGFFSPKFA from the exons ATGGGATGCAGAAAAGGAGGACTTGCAGAGGAAGAaaacgccgccgccgccgccgccgtgtCGGAGGTTTTGCTGTTCACCACCATGTGCATCATTGGCCTCCCGGTGGATGTCCATGTGAAGGATGGCTCAATTTATTCCGGCATATTCCACACGGCCTGTGTAGAGGACAGCTATG CTATTGTATTGAAGAAAGCAATGATGGTCAAGAAGGGGACTCGGAAAGCGAATGTAACTAGTGGAAGTGTGATTGATACGCTCGTTATTCTATCTGAAGATCTCGCTCAAATTGTTGCTAAG GGAATTACACTTCCAGCTGATGGTATTCCTGGATATGTGAAGGGCGACGATGGAGGAGCCATAGCTGACGATATTCCTTCCAATGAGGGTGCAGAGAGGGAGGCAAAGTCTGCAAAGCCTAATGAGTCCAGCACAGATGTGCTATTGCCCAATAGAAAAAA AGATGCTCAAGACAGCATGAAGGATAGACCAACAGATAATGGAGAGAGCCATGTGTTTCAACAAGGGAAAATT CCACTTGAAGCTCGAGGCTCAAATCCACATT TGAATGTGTGTGAAACTCAATCAAATGCTGTGGAGAATATTAGTGTGAGGCCAACCTTGGAACGGTCACTGGCTAATGCGTCTCCTGACTTTCCCCTTGTGTCTTTGGTCAAACTTGATCAGAACTTCGAACAGAAGAACATTCATGAGCGACGAAGCATAGAAAATAGTCAAAGTTCTGCTACTCCTCCATCTAGTGTTCTGAAAGATGGTACACCTATTGCAGGTGTTACCTCTAAGGTGTCCCTCGGTTCATCATTTGTGCAAACTGATCTAGTGCCCCCACGAAATTCAAGCTGTAATAAAGCTGCAAAG GAGTCTAAGCTCAACCCAGGGGCCAAGATATTTCGTCCTTCCCTTGGTCACCATAGAGCAGTTAACCCTCCTACAGTGCCAACAATGGCTTATGCACCTGACTCCTGTCCCGTGTTACCTGTTGCTACTCCTGAACCCGAAGTTGAAATAAGTCCATTTGTTCCTCGATCTTCTGTACCTATTAAGTTTGTCCAATGTAACAATATGGTAGCAGGAAATGGCAATATCGATGTACAGTATTCCCAACCT GCAATGGGATATGTGGGGAACCGGACAGCACCAACTAGGTATGCTAGTCAGTATCATCAACTTCAGACTGGGACTGGATATGTTCATCCAAACTCGGAAAAT GTCATGGTTGGACGACTGGGACCAGTTCTTTATGTGCATCCTGTTTCTCAT GGTATTATGCAGAGTGGATCAGCGTTCTCCCAAGTATCCTCGTGTCCTTTGTTGAATCCGCATCAGGCTCATCTTCCTAAGCATCAAG GGAATGCAACCACGCAAACATTGCCCGTGTGTATGACTCCCCCTTTCATCGCTGGTGCGCAGCAAACATACACAATCCCGAGTCAGATTCCTATTTCACATCCTTCTTTCCCTGTTCTGCGACCGATGCAAGTTCCGGGGTCCAACGGTTTTTTCAGCCCTAAATTCGCGTGA